A region of the Prochlorococcus marinus XMU1402 genome:
ATTGCAGCGAAAATTAATTGTGAATCTCCAGTTCACAGAGGTAAACATAAGGATTGTGTTGATAAAGATGGCCGACCTAAGAGAAAAGAACTAATTGATCCTGATACTGGCCTTTCTGTTGTTGAAATGGAAAGTGACATATTGTGGAACAGAATCCCAAGAAGAAATAAAGTTCCTTATGAGCAGATAGTTAAATCCACATCTAGTTTTGATGGGAGTACTGAGTATGTTGTTTATGATCGGAATTATAAATTTAGTTATCCATATGAATCCACCGTTTTTACAAAGTGGTCATCAGATTATGTAAGAGGCATTTGGACTTTAAAAGCAGGTTGCGGTCTTATAGCTTGCACTGCAGGATATGAAACAGATGGTGGAGATTTACCTTCCCCTCTAGAAGTAAAATTCGCTGGGAGAACTTATTCTTTGTACGGAGATGATGGCAAATTTATGCTTCCTAATAGATTTGTAAACGATATCAAAAACGCAAAAACCTATGATGGATTATCAATAAGAGTACGACGTACTGTAGTTCCTATAGGAGAAAAAACTGTTGAAAAACTATCTCTTCTTTATAAAAAATCAATTAAAAAATGGGATTTACCAAAGATTGCTATAAACATAAAAAACATAAAAAAGAATCCCTCAATTAAAGAAATTGCAGGAAGCTCACTTCCCAGTGTAGTTACTGTAAGAGCTGGAAGTGGGCAAGGGACTGGTTTTTTTATTACTGACGGAGGTACTATACTTACCAATAGGCATGTTGTTAGTGGAGCATCCAATAAAGAAATCCTTATTGATACTGTTTCCGGAAGACAATATAAAGGTAAAGTTACTTTTATAAGTAGAGAAGATGATTTTGCAATCATTGATGTAAAGGGCACTGATCTTCCAAAAGCATTGCCTATCTGCTATTCAAATTATCCAATGGCAGGAGAAGATGTGGTTGCATTAGGCTCTCCTCTTGGTTTGTCAAACACAGTTACTAGGGGGATTGTAAGCGCTTTGAGAAGATCAGGAAGTGACTTTGATTCAATTGTTATGAGTGGCTCTTCATTAATTCAAACTGATGCTGCAATAAATCCCGGTAATAGTGGAGGGCCTCTTTTAAACGAGAATGGAGAAGTTATTGGAGTAAATACATTTGGTAAAACCTCCAGCGAAGGTTTGAATTTTGCTGTTTCAATAGTTGATATAATGCAACAACTTAAAGTGAGAAGACCTGGTGGGCTAGAAGCCTTAGA
Encoded here:
- a CDS encoding S1C family serine protease, with translation MRLKKSIISIISFGSFFGLSTFSSLSESSIAAKINCESPVHRGKHKDCVDKDGRPKRKELIDPDTGLSVVEMESDILWNRIPRRNKVPYEQIVKSTSSFDGSTEYVVYDRNYKFSYPYESTVFTKWSSDYVRGIWTLKAGCGLIACTAGYETDGGDLPSPLEVKFAGRTYSLYGDDGKFMLPNRFVNDIKNAKTYDGLSIRVRRTVVPIGEKTVEKLSLLYKKSIKKWDLPKIAINIKNIKKNPSIKEIAGSSLPSVVTVRAGSGQGTGFFITDGGTILTNRHVVSGASNKEILIDTVSGRQYKGKVTFISREDDFAIIDVKGTDLPKALPICYSNYPMAGEDVVALGSPLGLSNTVTRGIVSALRRSGSDFDSIVMSGSSLIQTDAAINPGNSGGPLLNENGEVIGVNTFGKTSSEGLNFAVSIVDIMQQLKVRRPGGLEALEMKLNSCGNKFN